One genomic window of Desulfuromonas sp. AOP6 includes the following:
- a CDS encoding DUF4177 domain-containing protein, giving the protein MVSYKVVETSIVTDETLEAILNEYTAQGWRFENIQFAMREASKRPSMAFVLFTREDPS; this is encoded by the coding sequence ATGGTCAGTTACAAGGTGGTAGAGACCAGCATTGTCACCGATGAAACGCTCGAAGCCATTCTCAACGAATACACGGCCCAAGGGTGGCGCTTCGAAAACATTCAGTTTGCCATGCGCGAGGCCAGCAAGCGGCCATCCATGGCCTTTGTCCTCTTTACCAGGGAAGACCCGTCCTAA
- a CDS encoding MBL fold metallo-hydrolase → MDDPSITVLIDNHSCREGLLCQYGLSLWLEAGGKKILIDTGNNGDFLLNGDRLGIQAQKADFLVVTHGHWDHAGGVPPLLAKGGRPRLVMHPDAWKPRRAVQVDGSSRDISVPWPESVLDEVDIIRCPSLKPQQLAPGIWSTGPIPDWTGLAEQTVLQAKQGEEWGIDSFADEHALVLETVAGLVVISGCSHRGIFNILRAAQLMTGEGQVHTLLGGLHLKDATPSECEELAERLAAFHLSNLWVNHCTGEEAFGTLKSRLGPMVCWAGSGFSGKLPALKPTPR, encoded by the coding sequence ATGGACGATCCATCAATCACCGTACTGATCGACAATCATAGCTGCCGCGAGGGTCTCCTCTGCCAGTATGGACTCAGCCTTTGGCTGGAAGCTGGGGGGAAGAAGATCCTCATCGATACAGGCAATAACGGCGATTTTCTCCTCAATGGGGACAGGCTGGGGATTCAGGCCCAGAAAGCCGATTTTCTGGTGGTCACGCATGGGCATTGGGATCATGCCGGGGGCGTTCCCCCTCTGCTGGCCAAAGGTGGTCGTCCCCGCCTCGTGATGCATCCCGATGCCTGGAAGCCGCGTCGAGCTGTTCAGGTCGATGGTTCCAGTCGTGACATCAGCGTTCCTTGGCCGGAAAGCGTGTTGGATGAGGTCGATATTATTCGGTGCCCTTCCCTGAAGCCGCAGCAATTGGCTCCGGGGATCTGGAGTACAGGGCCTATTCCCGACTGGACAGGCCTTGCAGAACAGACTGTTTTACAGGCAAAGCAGGGCGAAGAGTGGGGCATTGATTCCTTTGCCGATGAGCATGCCCTGGTGCTGGAGACGGTGGCTGGATTGGTGGTTATCAGTGGTTGCAGCCATCGAGGCATTTTCAATATTCTGCGGGCTGCCCAGTTGATGACCGGTGAAGGACAGGTTCACACCCTGCTCGGCGGTCTTCACCTCAAGGATGCCACTCCCTCTGAATGTGAAGAACTGGCCGAGCGGTTGGCCGCTTTTCATCTTTCCAATCTTTGGGTAAATCACTGCACGGGAGAGGAGGCTTTCGGTACCCTCAAGTCTCGCCTTGGACCGATGGTGTGCTGGGCCGGTTCCGGCTTTTCCGGCAAGTTGCCGGCGCTCAAACCGACCCCGCGATGA
- the asnS gene encoding asparagine--tRNA ligase — translation MERKSIRKVLGGVAPGEIVCVKGWVRTLRSGKDIVFIALNDGSCFASLQVVVSPDIADFESVARVGTGACLAVRGVLIESPAAGQRCEVQAREVEILGDADVDYPLQKKRHSLEFLRSIAHLRPRSNTFGAVFRLRSALSFAIHRFFNERGFLYVHTPIITANDCEGAGEMFRVTTLDSENPPKNGNHIAWNEDFFGEKTGLTVSGQLQGELFATAFSDIYTFGPTFRAENSNTSRHAAEFWMIEPEMAFADLEDDCRLAEDFLRYLVTYTLEHCGEDLAFFNERIEKGLLDKLQTLATASFETMTYSEAVNRLQASGENFQFPVDWGLDLQSEHERYLTEKIIGGPVFVTDYPVGIKAFYMRLNDEEKTVAAMDLLVPRVGEIIGGSQREERLDVLQRRMTESGIVPESLWWYLDTRRWGSCPHAGFGLGFERLLMYLTGMENIRDVIPFPRTPGNARF, via the coding sequence ATGGAAAGAAAATCAATTCGCAAAGTCCTTGGTGGGGTGGCCCCAGGAGAAATTGTCTGCGTCAAAGGCTGGGTTCGCACCCTGCGTAGCGGCAAGGATATTGTCTTTATCGCCCTTAACGACGGCTCCTGCTTTGCCTCCCTGCAGGTGGTCGTCAGTCCGGACATTGCTGATTTTGAAAGTGTCGCTCGTGTGGGTACGGGAGCCTGTCTGGCCGTTCGTGGAGTCCTGATTGAGTCGCCTGCCGCCGGCCAGCGCTGCGAGGTTCAGGCCAGGGAAGTGGAGATCCTCGGCGATGCGGACGTCGACTACCCCCTGCAGAAAAAACGACATTCGTTGGAATTTCTGCGTTCCATCGCCCATCTGCGACCTCGCTCCAATACCTTTGGTGCTGTCTTTCGCCTCCGTAGTGCCTTGTCCTTTGCCATTCATCGGTTTTTTAACGAACGGGGTTTTCTCTACGTGCATACCCCTATTATCACAGCGAACGACTGCGAAGGGGCGGGGGAGATGTTCAGGGTGACGACCCTTGACAGTGAAAACCCGCCTAAAAATGGCAATCACATTGCCTGGAACGAGGATTTCTTTGGGGAGAAGACAGGCCTGACCGTCAGTGGCCAGTTGCAGGGTGAGCTTTTCGCCACGGCGTTCAGTGACATTTATACTTTTGGCCCGACCTTCCGGGCGGAGAATTCCAATACTAGCCGCCATGCCGCTGAATTTTGGATGATCGAGCCTGAAATGGCCTTTGCCGATCTTGAGGATGACTGCCGCCTGGCTGAGGATTTTCTTCGCTACCTTGTTACCTACACCTTGGAGCACTGTGGGGAAGACCTCGCTTTTTTCAACGAACGCATAGAAAAAGGGCTGCTCGACAAGCTGCAGACACTAGCCACTGCCAGCTTTGAGACCATGACGTACAGCGAGGCGGTGAATCGTCTGCAGGCATCTGGCGAAAATTTCCAGTTCCCCGTGGATTGGGGACTTGATCTGCAGTCAGAGCATGAGCGCTACCTGACGGAAAAGATCATCGGTGGACCTGTCTTTGTCACCGACTATCCGGTAGGTATCAAAGCCTTTTACATGCGCCTCAATGACGAAGAGAAGACCGTTGCGGCCATGGACCTGCTGGTGCCGCGTGTCGGAGAGATTATCGGCGGTAGTCAGCGGGAGGAACGTTTAGATGTACTGCAACGCCGGATGACGGAATCCGGGATCGTTCCAGAAAGCCTCTGGTGGTATCTGGACACCCGCCGCTGGGGGAGCTGTCCCCATGCCGGCTTTGGCCTCGGGTTTGAGCGTCTGCTCATGTACCTGACCGGTATGGAAAATATCCGCGATGTCATCCCGTTTCCACGTACCCCGGGGAATGCCCGCTTTTGA
- a CDS encoding selenium metabolism-associated LysR family transcriptional regulator — protein sequence MDIKKLEVFCKVVDLKSFSKAAESVSLTQPTISEHIRQIEELLGEKLLDRLGREVLPTPAGELLYRYAVRLIKLRDETVQAMRQFSGKLSGDLVLGASTIPGAYILPRVIESFQSLHPSIRLRLKIADTAKTIHHLLSGEMEIGIIGAPTKVPALESRKIFSDRLILVVPPRHSWAKISTVTLEDLPMQPFILREEGSGSRTVMNEELLRHGFNPAALSPVAEIDSSEAVRQAVKAGLGIAILSSLAVAEDLEQGSLVQVAIEGIDIRRPFYLVQRKNRQLSPLAQAFLEHLLSSGPTA from the coding sequence ATGGACATCAAAAAACTGGAGGTCTTCTGCAAAGTAGTCGACCTGAAAAGTTTTTCCAAAGCGGCAGAATCTGTCTCTCTCACCCAGCCGACGATCAGCGAACACATTCGGCAAATCGAAGAGCTGTTGGGTGAAAAGCTGCTCGACCGGCTCGGGCGCGAGGTTTTACCTACTCCGGCCGGGGAGCTCCTCTATCGCTACGCAGTCAGGCTCATCAAATTGCGTGACGAGACTGTGCAGGCCATGCGCCAATTCAGCGGCAAACTCAGCGGCGACCTCGTCCTGGGAGCCAGCACCATCCCTGGCGCTTACATCCTCCCCCGGGTTATCGAGTCCTTCCAGTCCCTCCACCCATCCATTCGTCTGCGCCTGAAAATTGCCGATACGGCCAAGACCATCCACCATCTGCTCTCAGGAGAGATGGAAATCGGTATTATAGGTGCGCCCACTAAAGTGCCGGCACTGGAAAGCAGGAAGATCTTTTCGGATAGGCTTATTCTGGTAGTACCCCCCCGGCATTCCTGGGCTAAAATCTCCACCGTCACCCTCGAAGACCTGCCCATGCAGCCCTTTATCCTGCGAGAAGAAGGGTCAGGCAGTCGAACAGTCATGAACGAGGAACTCCTTCGACACGGGTTCAACCCGGCGGCTCTGTCGCCAGTGGCGGAGATAGACAGCTCTGAAGCCGTCCGACAGGCGGTCAAGGCCGGCTTGGGCATCGCCATCCTGTCTTCTCTTGCTGTGGCCGAGGACCTGGAACAGGGGAGCCTGGTGCAGGTTGCCATTGAGGGAATCGACATTCGCCGCCCCTTCTATCTGGTTCAGCGTAAAAACCGTCAACTCTCCCCTCTCGCCCAGGCCTTTCTCGAACACCTGCTTTCCTCCGGGCCGACAGCCTGA
- a CDS encoding TIGR02757 family protein, with translation MPLQDILEKVQARRGADFLQNDPVQFPRQFSSFADREAVAFISAVLAYGQVSIILRHVEDLLARMGSSPADFILNFDPARDATYLRGFKHRFNDEKDLACLFWLMRGIVETTGSLENFFRQGDDGGKTITQALASFCRRALAQDVSPFYAGGCLPAKAGVRYFFPSPEGGSACKRLCMFLRWVVRRDDGIDLGLWTTVAPARLVLPLDTHTGRISRLLGLSARRTSDWKMALEVTERLRAFDASDPVRFDFALAHLGISDGCRGHRGEACRSCTVASCCPCGRRV, from the coding sequence ATGCCTCTCCAGGATATTCTCGAAAAAGTGCAGGCGCGGCGCGGCGCGGATTTCCTGCAGAACGATCCCGTTCAGTTTCCCCGGCAGTTCAGTTCCTTCGCCGATAGGGAGGCGGTCGCTTTTATCAGTGCCGTTTTAGCCTACGGTCAGGTGAGTATCATTTTGCGACATGTCGAGGACCTGCTCGCGCGCATGGGAAGCAGCCCCGCCGACTTTATCCTCAATTTTGATCCGGCCCGCGATGCGACTTACCTTCGGGGCTTCAAGCACCGCTTCAATGATGAAAAGGATCTGGCCTGTCTTTTCTGGCTGATGCGGGGGATAGTTGAAACGACGGGAAGCCTTGAAAACTTCTTTCGACAGGGTGATGACGGAGGCAAAACGATCACGCAGGCTCTGGCTTCTTTTTGTCGCCGTGCCCTGGCCCAGGATGTCTCTCCCTTTTATGCGGGGGGATGCTTGCCGGCAAAGGCTGGTGTGCGCTATTTCTTCCCCAGTCCGGAAGGGGGCAGCGCCTGCAAGCGTCTGTGCATGTTTTTGCGTTGGGTGGTTCGCCGGGACGACGGTATCGATCTCGGGCTGTGGACGACGGTAGCACCGGCCCGGCTGGTGCTACCCCTGGATACTCATACGGGCCGCATTTCAAGGCTGCTTGGCCTTTCGGCCCGGCGCACGTCGGACTGGAAGATGGCCCTTGAGGTGACGGAGCGACTGCGTGCCTTCGATGCGTCCGATCCCGTTCGCTTCGACTTTGCTCTGGCTCATCTTGGCATCAGCGATGGTTGCCGCGGCCACCGGGGCGAAGCGTGCCGGTCTTGCACGGTCGCCTCCTGTTGCCCCTGCGGGCGGCGGGTCTGA
- a CDS encoding cation acetate symporter — protein MNYETSPLAIVLFFSFVAFVLGLSFYLARRTTSSAGYYAAGGNIHWFTNGIAFAGDYLSAASFLGICGMIATAGFDGWMYAIGYLAGWMVALFLVAEPMKRLGKYTFTDALDSKFNSKGIQLMAAISTLVVSVFYLIPQMVGAGVLVKPLLGMPHWVGVSIVGIVVTIIVATAGMASTTYVQFFKGALLLIVSTIVVGAVLTRGLTTEPKGFDDNSKPLQTIAANVAADGSLQAGELTAPAGWQEGEFGKAGLVKLSGNGEESVWSFAANTDGSYTLDEALFVVTQPDGTKLYNGGSKDDAKFFPVGNLKEITIDGQQVAQTGALGPFAYLSAVKDSTVILWGKKYVLAGDTKYEVFYQKPTPGARVLRPGLKFKVDNATGTEKFNFISLMLALFCGTAALPHILIRYYTVPSQAAARKSTIVAIAAIGFFYVLTLFLGVGAMTNGVINLTDNNMSAPLLALSFGVILFAVISSLAFATVLGTVSGLIVAASGAVAHDLMDNFLGLHMSDAGKVKAGKIAAIVVGCIAIYLGIVFEGMNVSFLVGWAFAVAASANLPAILMLLFWKKTTAKGVAASITVGLTSALGLILISPDMWVRYGLLPGDAPVQFNSPAAISIPLSFIALIIVSLMTQKDAISSEATEAA, from the coding sequence ATGAACTACGAAACTTCACCGCTGGCCATTGTCCTCTTCTTCAGCTTTGTCGCCTTTGTCCTGGGCCTTTCTTTCTACCTGGCCCGCCGGACGACCTCTTCGGCCGGATACTATGCCGCTGGCGGCAACATTCACTGGTTCACCAACGGTATCGCTTTTGCCGGCGACTACCTCTCCGCCGCCAGCTTCCTCGGCATCTGCGGCATGATCGCCACCGCCGGCTTCGATGGTTGGATGTACGCCATCGGCTATCTGGCGGGCTGGATGGTCGCCCTCTTTCTGGTGGCCGAACCGATGAAGCGCCTGGGCAAATACACTTTTACCGACGCCCTGGACTCCAAGTTCAACTCCAAGGGGATCCAGCTGATGGCTGCTATCAGCACCTTGGTTGTTTCGGTCTTCTATCTCATTCCCCAGATGGTTGGCGCCGGCGTTCTCGTCAAGCCCCTGCTCGGCATGCCTCACTGGGTCGGCGTCAGCATCGTCGGCATCGTCGTTACCATTATCGTTGCCACCGCCGGCATGGCGTCAACGACCTATGTGCAATTCTTCAAGGGGGCCTTGCTTCTCATTGTCTCCACGATCGTCGTCGGCGCCGTTCTCACACGAGGCCTCACCACCGAACCCAAAGGTTTTGACGACAACTCCAAGCCTCTGCAGACCATCGCAGCCAACGTTGCGGCTGATGGTTCGCTGCAGGCCGGTGAACTGACCGCGCCGGCGGGCTGGCAGGAAGGCGAGTTCGGCAAGGCCGGGCTTGTTAAACTTTCCGGCAATGGCGAAGAATCTGTCTGGTCTTTCGCCGCCAACACCGATGGCAGCTACACGCTGGACGAGGCTCTCTTTGTCGTCACCCAACCGGACGGCACTAAACTGTACAACGGCGGCTCCAAGGACGATGCCAAATTTTTCCCCGTCGGCAATCTCAAGGAAATCACCATTGACGGCCAGCAGGTAGCCCAGACTGGCGCGCTCGGTCCCTTCGCCTATCTTTCCGCCGTCAAAGATTCAACGGTAATCCTCTGGGGCAAGAAATACGTCCTGGCCGGAGACACCAAATATGAAGTCTTTTACCAGAAACCGACCCCCGGCGCCCGCGTACTGCGTCCTGGCCTGAAGTTCAAGGTCGACAATGCTACCGGCACGGAGAAATTCAACTTTATTTCCCTCATGCTGGCTCTGTTCTGCGGTACTGCGGCACTGCCCCACATCCTTATCCGCTACTACACCGTACCGAGCCAGGCAGCGGCCCGTAAGTCGACCATTGTCGCCATTGCGGCCATCGGCTTCTTCTACGTACTGACTCTGTTCCTGGGTGTGGGCGCCATGACCAACGGCGTCATCAACCTCACCGACAACAACATGAGCGCCCCGCTGCTGGCACTGTCTTTCGGGGTTATACTGTTCGCCGTCATATCGTCCCTTGCTTTTGCCACCGTTCTCGGCACGGTATCCGGTCTTATTGTCGCCGCCTCGGGGGCTGTCGCCCATGACCTGATGGACAACTTCCTCGGCCTTCACATGAGTGATGCCGGTAAAGTTAAAGCCGGCAAGATCGCCGCTATCGTGGTAGGCTGCATCGCCATCTACCTGGGCATCGTCTTTGAAGGTATGAACGTCTCCTTCCTCGTCGGCTGGGCCTTTGCGGTAGCCGCTTCGGCCAACCTGCCGGCGATTCTGATGCTGCTTTTCTGGAAGAAGACAACGGCCAAGGGCGTGGCGGCCTCCATCACCGTCGGCCTCACTTCCGCCCTGGGGCTTATCCTCATCTCTCCCGACATGTGGGTCCGCTACGGCCTGCTCCCGGGCGATGCGCCGGTTCAGTTCAACAGCCCGGCAGCCATCTCCATCCCGCTGAGCTTCATCGCCCTGATCATCGTCTCCCTCATGACTCAGAAAGATGCGATCAGCAGCGAAGCGACAGAGGCGGCTTAA
- a CDS encoding DUF485 domain-containing protein translates to MGHGPAVKLGKDNAQGYKTTLGIWMFIAYTIVYAGFVVINAVKPTLMEKIIFGQTVAIVYGFGLLAFALILAVVYNQLCNAAEARMNK, encoded by the coding sequence ATGGGACACGGACCCGCAGTAAAACTGGGAAAAGATAATGCCCAGGGCTACAAAACGACTCTTGGCATATGGATGTTCATTGCCTACACCATTGTTTATGCCGGCTTTGTTGTAATTAACGCCGTCAAGCCCACCCTCATGGAAAAAATCATCTTCGGGCAAACCGTGGCGATCGTCTATGGCTTCGGCCTCCTCGCCTTCGCCCTGATTCTGGCTGTCGTCTATAACCAGCTCTGCAATGCCGCAGAAGCGCGGATGAATAAATAA
- the trpS gene encoding tryptophan--tRNA ligase — protein sequence MRVLSGIQPSGSLHLGNFFGMMKKMIEHQEQQDLFCFIANYHAMTSVADGKQLAQGTLEAAANFLALGLDPEKSTFWVQSDLPEVQELAWALSNFTPMGLLERCHSYKDKTARGIAANHGLFAYPVLMAADILLFQSEKVPVGKDQKQHVEVTRDIAIKFNNVYGDIFTLPEPEIDDEVATVPGIDGQKMSKSYGNTIDLFQEEKTLRKSVMRIVTDPTPVEDPKDPDKCNVFQIYRLFLNKEQEQTLRQRYLAGGMGYGEVKEELFVTVRDFFAPYAARRQELLADQDGLRKILADGRDKARYAASKTLRKVRKKTGLAY from the coding sequence ATGCGTGTGCTTTCCGGTATCCAGCCTTCAGGCTCCCTGCACCTCGGCAACTTCTTCGGCATGATGAAAAAGATGATCGAACACCAGGAGCAGCAGGATCTCTTCTGTTTCATCGCCAACTATCATGCCATGACCAGCGTCGCCGACGGCAAACAGCTGGCGCAGGGAACCCTGGAGGCTGCCGCCAACTTTCTAGCTCTCGGCCTCGACCCCGAAAAGAGCACCTTCTGGGTCCAGTCGGATCTGCCGGAGGTGCAGGAACTGGCCTGGGCTCTGTCCAACTTCACCCCCATGGGCCTGCTGGAGCGCTGCCACAGCTATAAGGACAAGACCGCCCGCGGCATTGCCGCCAACCACGGCCTCTTTGCCTACCCCGTGCTGATGGCGGCGGACATCCTGCTCTTTCAGAGCGAAAAGGTGCCCGTGGGCAAAGATCAGAAACAGCACGTCGAAGTGACCCGCGACATCGCCATCAAATTCAACAACGTCTACGGCGACATCTTCACCCTGCCCGAACCGGAGATCGACGACGAGGTGGCGACCGTCCCCGGCATCGACGGCCAGAAGATGAGCAAGAGCTACGGCAACACCATCGACCTCTTCCAGGAGGAGAAAACCCTGCGCAAAAGCGTCATGCGCATCGTCACCGATCCAACACCGGTGGAAGACCCTAAGGACCCGGACAAGTGCAACGTCTTTCAGATTTACCGGCTCTTTCTGAATAAGGAACAGGAACAAACCCTGCGTCAGCGCTATCTGGCCGGGGGAATGGGATACGGGGAGGTCAAGGAGGAACTCTTCGTGACGGTACGGGATTTCTTCGCTCCTTATGCCGCCAGACGGCAGGAGCTGCTGGCCGACCAGGACGGCTTACGCAAAATCCTGGCTGATGGCCGCGACAAAGCCCGCTATGCCGCCAGCAAAACCCTGCGCAAGGTACGAAAGAAAACGGGGTTGGCCTATTGA
- the lon gene encoding endopeptidase La: MNDEQDKITEEDIEPKEAPVSEPAGGLVLASDLLPDELPLVPLRPRPAFPGILIPMMLSGTDKVETVRQAMESPSQTIGLVLVKNVEQEDHPDNFHRTGVAGKIVKIIDMDDDKVQLLVNCLERFTIEAVRPVSQGFRARVEYRFSPELSVNQELKAYSLAIISTLKELVQINPLFSEEIKLFLNRSSMDDPGRLADFAANLTTADGQELQTILATLDIRKRIDRVLVLLKKELEVSRLQSRISKQIEEKVSAQQREFFLKEQLKAIKKELGLEKDGKTAETEKFAQRLKTLKPNAEAEKVINEEMEKLQLLDPSSPEYNVSRNYLEWLTILPWGNFSKDAYNIERARKVLDRDHYGLKDVKERILEFIAVGKMKGDISGSILLLVGPPGVGKTSVGKSIASALGRSFFRFSLGGMRDEAEIKGHRRTYIGAMPGKFIQAMKTAGTANPVLMLDELDKIGASFQGDPASALLEVLDPEQNASFRDHYLDVPFDLSNVLFVATANQLDTIPAPLLDRTEIIHLSGYILKEKVEIAKRYLIPKALNSHGLEKNRVRIRRDALEKIIDGYAREAGVRNLENRIKKIMRKAAMEFAEGRTDDIIIRKADVEIYLGKPTFSQEELFEDVPGVVTGLAWTSMGGATLAIEATAMPSKSKGFKQTGQLGKVMVESSEIAYSYVMAHLEKYGAKANFFDSHFVHLHVPAGATPKDGPSAGVTMTTALLSMITRRPVIKKLGMTGELTLTGRVLPIGGVKEKTIASRRAGLKTLIFPEGNRKDFEELPDYLQEGLDVHFARDYVDVYKVAFPDP; the protein is encoded by the coding sequence ATGAACGACGAACAGGATAAAATCACCGAGGAGGACATCGAGCCCAAGGAGGCGCCGGTCAGTGAGCCCGCAGGTGGCCTTGTCCTGGCCTCCGATCTGCTGCCGGACGAGTTGCCCCTGGTCCCCCTGCGGCCCCGGCCGGCATTCCCGGGGATTCTGATTCCCATGATGCTGTCCGGTACGGATAAAGTAGAGACCGTTCGTCAGGCCATGGAGAGCCCATCCCAGACCATCGGCCTGGTGCTGGTTAAAAATGTCGAACAGGAGGACCACCCGGACAATTTTCACCGCACGGGGGTCGCCGGCAAAATCGTCAAGATTATCGACATGGACGACGACAAGGTGCAGCTGCTGGTCAACTGCCTGGAGCGCTTCACCATCGAGGCCGTCCGTCCGGTGTCCCAGGGTTTCAGAGCCCGGGTAGAATACCGCTTCAGCCCCGAACTTTCCGTCAATCAGGAGCTCAAGGCCTACTCACTGGCCATTATCTCCACCCTGAAAGAACTGGTACAGATCAACCCTCTTTTCTCAGAGGAGATCAAACTCTTCCTCAACCGCTCCAGCATGGACGATCCCGGCCGCCTGGCCGACTTCGCCGCCAACCTGACCACCGCCGACGGTCAGGAGTTGCAGACGATCCTGGCCACGCTCGATATCCGCAAACGCATCGACCGGGTGCTGGTCCTGCTGAAGAAGGAACTGGAAGTCAGCCGCCTGCAGAGCCGCATCTCCAAGCAGATCGAAGAGAAGGTTTCGGCCCAGCAACGCGAATTTTTCCTCAAGGAACAGCTCAAGGCCATCAAGAAGGAACTGGGGCTGGAGAAAGACGGCAAAACCGCCGAGACGGAAAAGTTCGCACAGCGGCTCAAGACCTTGAAGCCGAACGCGGAGGCGGAAAAGGTCATCAACGAGGAAATGGAGAAACTGCAGCTCCTCGATCCCTCTTCGCCGGAATACAACGTCAGCCGCAACTACCTGGAGTGGTTGACCATCCTGCCCTGGGGCAATTTCAGCAAGGATGCCTACAACATTGAGCGGGCCCGCAAGGTGCTCGATCGCGACCATTACGGCCTCAAGGACGTCAAGGAGCGCATTCTGGAATTCATCGCCGTCGGCAAGATGAAGGGGGACATCTCCGGCTCCATTCTACTGCTGGTCGGGCCTCCCGGCGTCGGCAAAACCTCCGTCGGCAAAAGCATTGCCAGCGCCCTGGGGCGCTCCTTCTTCCGTTTTTCTCTCGGCGGCATGCGGGACGAAGCCGAGATCAAGGGACACCGGCGCACCTACATCGGCGCCATGCCCGGCAAATTCATCCAGGCGATGAAGACTGCCGGCACGGCCAATCCCGTCCTCATGCTCGACGAGCTCGACAAGATCGGCGCCTCTTTCCAGGGAGATCCCGCCTCGGCCCTGCTGGAGGTCCTCGACCCCGAACAGAACGCCAGCTTTCGCGACCACTATCTCGATGTCCCCTTTGATCTCTCCAACGTCCTTTTCGTCGCCACGGCCAATCAGCTGGACACCATTCCGGCTCCCCTGCTGGACCGCACTGAGATCATCCACCTGTCCGGCTATATTCTGAAGGAGAAGGTCGAAATCGCCAAACGCTACCTCATTCCCAAGGCCCTCAACAGTCACGGTCTGGAGAAGAATCGGGTACGCATCCGCCGCGATGCTTTGGAGAAAATTATCGACGGCTACGCCCGCGAGGCCGGGGTGCGCAACCTGGAAAACCGCATCAAGAAGATCATGCGCAAGGCCGCCATGGAGTTTGCGGAGGGACGCACGGACGATATCATCATCCGCAAAGCGGACGTGGAGATCTATCTGGGCAAGCCGACCTTCAGCCAGGAGGAGCTTTTTGAGGATGTTCCCGGGGTCGTCACCGGCCTGGCCTGGACCAGCATGGGCGGCGCTACCCTGGCCATCGAGGCGACGGCCATGCCCAGCAAGAGCAAGGGCTTCAAACAGACCGGGCAGCTCGGCAAGGTCATGGTCGAGAGCTCGGAAATCGCCTATTCCTACGTGATGGCCCACCTGGAAAAGTACGGGGCCAAGGCCAATTTTTTCGACTCCCATTTCGTGCATCTGCACGTCCCCGCCGGCGCCACCCCTAAAGACGGACCTTCCGCCGGCGTGACCATGACCACCGCCTTGCTCTCTATGATCACGCGCCGGCCGGTTATTAAAAAGCTGGGCATGACAGGCGAGTTGACCCTCACCGGACGGGTTCTGCCCATCGGCGGCGTCAAGGAGAAGACCATCGCCTCCCGCCGCGCCGGACTGAAAACACTGATTTTTCCCGAAGGCAACCGCAAAGATTTCGAGGAGCTTCCCGATTACCTGCAGGAAGGTCTGGACGTTCATTTCGCCCGCGACTATGTGGACGTCTATAAAGTCGCCTTTCCTGATCCTTGA